A single region of the Halonatronomonas betaini genome encodes:
- a CDS encoding ABC transporter substrate-binding protein: MKKLSIILALSLVLGLVVMANGEVMARDTVRVAIQSEPSRLNPVTREDTEAGYILSMIHDPLIELDSEGNYITDGAVAEDYEVSEDGTVYTFYIREGITFHDGNELTAEDVKFSYEQFMDEEMGSPHHSYYEGIEELNLLDDYTLEIVLESPDVAFLTTARLRGHVMPKDYIEDVGWEAYERNPVGSGPYRFVEHHSGAFIELERNEDFWHHVAEIPNLEFRFYPEISTAVMALEAKEIDFIAELPADEYNSLKNNPAAELKFGSFEIFQDHRIVFNKRDDSIFSDKRLRQAVAYAINREELIALTRGDLAVPAVGRVPGFHAASAPDANAYEYNPDRARELLEEAGYPDGFETEIYAPSGYRERVMESEQIQQQLADVGIEAEVVTLEWGTYLDATGEGEAPIFRERWSATAPDPFSFIENWYSESSWNPIFGVYHNDEVDELISQIRVETDTERRWELFREVQEVAMEDVPSYPLYWPIDGLAYNDQLHIPEDLFNDFRNPISHINLWSFE; the protein is encoded by the coding sequence TTGAAAAAATTAAGTATCATTTTAGCATTAAGTTTAGTTTTAGGCCTTGTTGTGATGGCGAATGGAGAAGTTATGGCCCGTGATACTGTCAGAGTAGCGATACAATCAGAACCTTCCAGACTTAATCCAGTTACCCGAGAAGATACTGAAGCTGGATATATTCTTAGCATGATCCATGATCCATTAATTGAACTGGATTCTGAAGGTAATTATATTACTGACGGCGCAGTTGCTGAGGATTATGAAGTATCTGAAGACGGAACTGTTTATACATTTTATATTAGAGAGGGTATCACCTTTCATGATGGCAATGAATTAACTGCTGAAGATGTTAAATTCTCATATGAGCAGTTTATGGATGAAGAGATGGGCTCACCTCATCACAGTTATTATGAGGGTATTGAAGAGTTAAATCTACTTGATGATTATACTCTGGAAATAGTTTTAGAGAGTCCAGATGTAGCTTTTCTAACAACAGCCCGTTTAAGAGGCCATGTTATGCCTAAAGATTATATAGAAGATGTTGGCTGGGAGGCATATGAAAGAAATCCAGTCGGTAGTGGACCCTATAGATTTGTAGAACATCATTCAGGAGCCTTTATTGAATTGGAAAGAAATGAAGATTTCTGGCATCATGTTGCAGAGATTCCGAATCTAGAGTTCCGCTTCTATCCTGAAATTAGTACAGCAGTTATGGCTCTAGAGGCAAAAGAAATTGATTTTATCGCTGAATTACCTGCAGATGAATATAATAGCTTAAAAAATAATCCAGCTGCAGAGTTAAAATTTGGCTCCTTTGAAATTTTCCAGGACCATAGAATTGTATTTAACAAGAGAGATGATTCTATCTTTTCTGATAAGAGATTGAGGCAGGCTGTTGCCTATGCGATAAATAGAGAAGAATTAATTGCCTTAACCCGTGGAGATCTTGCAGTTCCTGCAGTTGGTAGAGTTCCAGGTTTCCATGCAGCCTCAGCTCCTGATGCCAATGCCTATGAGTATAATCCTGATAGAGCAAGAGAGTTACTAGAGGAAGCAGGTTATCCAGATGGTTTTGAGACTGAGATCTATGCTCCTTCAGGTTATCGTGAAAGAGTTATGGAATCTGAACAGATTCAGCAGCAGTTAGCTGATGTTGGAATTGAGGCTGAAGTTGTAACCCTGGAATGGGGTACTTATCTGGATGCAACCGGTGAAGGCGAGGCTCCTATCTTTAGAGAAAGATGGTCTGCTACAGCTCCAGATCCCTTCAGTTTTATTGAGAACTGGTACTCAGAATCCAGCTGGAATCCTATCTTTGGTGTCTATCACAATGATGAAGTCGATGAATTAATTAGCCAGATAAGAGTTGAGACTGATACAGAAAGACGCTGGGAGTTATTTAGAGAAGTTCAGGAAGTTGCCATGGAAGATGTTCCTTCATATCCACTATACTGGCCAATTGATGGTTTAGCTTATAATGACCAGCTCCATATTCCAGAAGATTTATTTAATGACTTTAGAAACCCAATTTCCCATATTAATCTCTGGAGTTTTGAATAA
- a CDS encoding M23 family metallopeptidase yields MTKKRSPDIIIFILITLVFLTQSGFTADISFNTLEPEVGSFITVKTNADLIDGEVILNNESFPIRADSDRGISIVPISYWWSPGEYTATIVDNQGRTWLKENVKIKDADFDKSYLTIDDEQEETVRPTDPENQARRARDQEMVQAARADSHPDRLWSDSFIWPLEGRLTTDFGATRYHNNELANRHNGIDIAAPTGTPVIASNTGRVTLAANLLVTGKTIIIDHGWNIYSSYLHLSELSVEEGESVKQGQEIGAVGSTGFSTGPHLHWSISYNRVFLDPRDFVDLEL; encoded by the coding sequence ATGACTAAAAAAAGATCGCCAGATATAATAATTTTTATTTTAATTACATTAGTTTTTTTAACTCAATCAGGTTTTACTGCTGATATTTCATTTAATACACTGGAGCCTGAAGTCGGTAGTTTTATAACTGTAAAAACCAATGCTGACCTGATAGATGGTGAAGTCATTTTAAATAATGAAAGTTTTCCGATCAGGGCTGATAGTGACCGTGGTATAAGCATTGTGCCTATCTCTTACTGGTGGTCTCCAGGTGAATATACCGCTACTATTGTTGATAACCAGGGAAGAACCTGGCTTAAAGAGAATGTTAAAATAAAAGATGCCGATTTTGATAAAAGTTACTTAACTATTGATGACGAGCAGGAAGAAACTGTGAGGCCAACAGATCCTGAGAATCAGGCAAGGAGAGCCAGGGATCAGGAAATGGTTCAGGCAGCTAGAGCTGATAGCCATCCAGACCGGCTCTGGTCTGACAGTTTTATCTGGCCTCTGGAAGGACGCTTAACAACAGATTTTGGGGCAACCAGGTATCATAATAATGAACTGGCTAATAGACATAATGGTATAGATATAGCAGCACCTACAGGCACACCGGTTATAGCCAGTAATACTGGCAGGGTTACCCTGGCAGCTAATCTACTTGTAACTGGCAAAACAATAATAATTGATCATGGCTGGAATATTTATTCATCATATTTACATTTAAGTGAGTTGTCTGTTGAAGAAGGTGAATCTGTTAAACAGGGCCAGGAAATTGGTGCTGTTGGTTCGACAGGCTTTTCAACAGGCCCCCATCTCCACTGGTCGATATCCTATAATCGTGTATTTTTAGATCCTAGAGATTTTGTTGATTTAGAATTATAA
- a CDS encoding YbjQ family protein → MLLSTTDLKREYETLGLVRGSEMKAVHLGKDVTAGIRKIFGGDVKEYSDLLKEARDQALEEMKADAEQLGADAVIGVRFATSTITSGAAEIVAYGTAIKF, encoded by the coding sequence ATGTTATTATCAACTACTGATTTAAAAAGAGAATATGAGACTTTAGGCCTTGTTAGAGGCAGTGAAATGAAAGCCGTTCATCTTGGCAAAGATGTGACTGCTGGTATTAGAAAGATTTTTGGTGGAGATGTTAAGGAGTATTCTGATCTATTAAAAGAGGCCAGAGATCAGGCCCTAGAAGAGATGAAAGCTGATGCCGAACAGTTAGGAGCAGATGCAGTAATTGGTGTTAGATTTGCAACCTCAACTATTACTTCTGGTGCTGCAGAGATTGTGGCCTATGGCACTGCCATTAAGTTTTAG
- a CDS encoding chromate transporter, with protein sequence MVLINLFVAFFRVGALSIGGGYVLYPLIEREVVNNYQWMTGDEFVEFTGIIQGIPGAISIKFATLTGYRVAGIPGMIVANLGVILPPAIIIILLISLMAQLQDSPNFASFLKAVGFATAGLIAYFLYTSSAALSWNISGFIIAGLVFLILLLTNLHPGLLILLVGILGIFIF encoded by the coding sequence TTGGTTTTAATAAATTTATTTGTTGCCTTTTTCAGGGTAGGAGCATTAAGCATTGGCGGAGGCTATGTATTATATCCATTAATAGAAAGAGAAGTCGTTAATAATTATCAATGGATGACAGGGGATGAGTTTGTAGAATTCACTGGAATAATTCAGGGGATTCCAGGTGCCATTTCAATCAAATTTGCGACCTTAACAGGTTATAGAGTGGCAGGGATTCCAGGGATGATAGTGGCTAATCTTGGAGTTATTTTGCCGCCGGCAATAATTATAATCCTTTTAATTTCTTTAATGGCTCAGCTGCAGGACTCGCCAAACTTTGCATCCTTTTTAAAAGCAGTTGGCTTTGCTACAGCCGGTTTAATAGCTTATTTCCTGTATACATCTTCAGCTGCACTATCCTGGAACATATCAGGTTTTATAATAGCAGGTTTAGTATTTCTTATATTATTATTAACTAATTTACATCCTGGCCTTTTGATTTTACTGGTAGGTATATTAGGTATATTTATATTTTAA
- a CDS encoding C39 family peptidase gives MLKYLTAIPLVIAIIFIGTFTTPLISIDHLLPTETRLSADPFNPINFSLNLDLETTSFDKQGYNMCSGYAAAFIRRYYGQPATGTQIYREIAYRLPFDIGVPPHRLISHFRDNNLNASARTGGLDELKYFSSQEIPVIVLVGEGLKWQHYMVLVGYSEDDNEMYFYDPETGPSMVAREKPGNKTLSTDRFLSIWENRLPIFSQLFITVEEIQTDKSA, from the coding sequence ATGTTAAAATATCTAACAGCAATACCTCTAGTGATTGCAATCATATTTATTGGAACTTTTACAACTCCATTAATTTCTATAGATCATTTATTGCCAACTGAAACCAGGTTATCTGCAGACCCATTTAATCCTATCAATTTTAGTCTTAATTTAGATCTAGAAACTACAAGTTTTGATAAGCAGGGTTATAATATGTGTTCAGGTTATGCAGCAGCATTTATTCGTAGATATTATGGCCAACCTGCAACTGGAACTCAGATTTATCGAGAAATTGCATACAGACTGCCCTTTGATATAGGCGTTCCACCTCATAGATTAATCTCACACTTTAGAGATAACAATTTAAATGCCTCTGCCAGAACTGGTGGTTTAGATGAGCTAAAATATTTCTCCTCTCAAGAAATACCTGTAATTGTCCTGGTGGGTGAAGGTTTGAAATGGCAACATTATATGGTCTTAGTCGGATATAGTGAAGATGACAATGAGATGTATTTCTATGACCCTGAGACTGGTCCATCGATGGTAGCCCGGGAAAAGCCTGGTAACAAAACTTTATCGACTGATAGATTCTTAAGTATCTGGGAGAATAGATTACCGATTTTTTCTCAATTATTTATAACAGTTGAAGAGATCCAGACAGACAAATCAGCATAA
- the argH gene encoding argininosuccinate lyase: MKLWGGNFKGEQDSKLNSFNSSLPFDIKLYKYDIAGSRAHVKMLAARNIIAEEDKDKILNGLAIVENQIEDAIKNNAYLDFDAEDIHSLVEELLTEEIGSVAGKMHTGRSRNDQVALDIKLYLKDQIKILQDLLKKSIITLAKISEQEVETLMPGYTHLQAAQPVTLGHHLMAYAWKLKRDYDKLADIYNRHNLSPLGTGALAGSSFSLDREMVAEELGFSGITENSLDTVSDRDFILDFHSSAVNIILHLSSLAEEIIVWNSPNYNFIEISDEMSTGSSIMPQKKNPDVAELIRGKSGRILGNHTALATTLKGLPLAYNKDLQEDKEGLFDTVDNLKEILNILPNFLESISFNRENLEKATYSGYLNATELADYLADKGLPFRLAHQVSGKTVNYGIKNDCQLSEIKIEKFQEILDQVIKSSQNNKNQSENYNIMIDQEIYSWLDLNNAVRRKNIPGGPAPEQVKKQIINLQNLFK; encoded by the coding sequence ATGAAACTCTGGGGCGGAAATTTCAAGGGGGAACAGGACAGTAAATTAAATAGCTTTAATTCTTCACTACCCTTTGATATTAAATTATATAAATATGATATTGCAGGCAGCAGGGCCCATGTAAAAATGCTTGCAGCCAGAAATATAATCGCTGAAGAGGATAAAGATAAAATTTTAAATGGCCTGGCGATAGTTGAAAATCAGATCGAAGACGCTATTAAAAATAATGCCTATCTTGATTTTGATGCCGAAGATATTCACAGTTTAGTTGAAGAATTATTAACTGAGGAAATAGGCTCAGTAGCCGGTAAAATGCATACCGGTAGAAGCAGAAATGATCAGGTAGCTCTGGATATTAAGCTATATTTGAAGGATCAGATAAAAATTCTTCAGGATCTTTTAAAAAAATCAATTATCACCCTGGCTAAAATTTCTGAACAGGAAGTTGAAACTTTAATGCCTGGCTATACTCACCTCCAGGCGGCTCAACCAGTTACTTTAGGTCATCATCTAATGGCTTATGCCTGGAAATTAAAACGGGATTATGATAAATTAGCTGATATCTATAATAGACACAACCTCTCCCCACTTGGCACCGGAGCTCTGGCTGGCAGTAGTTTTTCTCTGGATAGAGAGATGGTGGCAGAGGAACTAGGTTTTTCAGGAATAACAGAAAACTCTCTGGATACTGTTAGTGACCGGGATTTTATTCTTGATTTTCACAGCTCAGCTGTTAATATAATACTCCATCTCAGCAGCCTGGCTGAAGAAATAATTGTCTGGAATAGCCCAAATTATAATTTCATTGAAATAAGTGATGAAATGTCAACAGGAAGTAGCATTATGCCACAGAAGAAAAATCCAGATGTTGCTGAGCTTATCCGGGGAAAATCAGGTAGAATTTTAGGCAACCATACTGCCCTTGCAACAACTTTAAAGGGTTTACCATTAGCCTATAATAAGGATTTACAGGAGGATAAAGAGGGCCTATTTGATACTGTTGATAATTTAAAAGAAATTCTAAATATCCTCCCTAATTTTTTAGAATCTATCTCTTTTAATAGAGAAAATCTTGAGAAGGCAACCTATAGTGGATATTTAAATGCCACTGAACTTGCTGATTATTTAGCCGATAAAGGCCTGCCCTTTAGACTTGCCCATCAGGTTTCCGGTAAGACAGTAAATTATGGAATAAAGAATGACTGCCAGCTCTCTGAAATTAAAATTGAAAAATTCCAAGAAATCCTGGATCAAGTTATAAAATCCAGCCAGAATAATAAAAATCAGAGCGAAAATTATAATATTATGATTGATCAGGAAATCTATAGCTGGTTAGACTTAAATAATGCTGTCAGAAGAAAAAATATTCCAGGTGGCCCTGCTCCTGAGCAGGTCAAAAAACAGATTATTAATTTACAAAATTTATTTAAGTAA
- a CDS encoding argininosuccinate synthase translates to MINKIVLAYSGGLDTSVAIKWLQEKYDAEIITYTADLGQQGLNKKELKEKALATGASQVIIEDLKSEFINEYVFPALQVGAVYEGKYPMATALARPLIAKKMVAAAEAVGADAVAHGCTGKGNDQVRFETAFAALNPELEVIAPLRDWGFTTRDTEIEYAKKHDIPVKATSSSPYSIDENIWGISVECGQLEDPWLEPPSDAYQWTNDIENTPDKAIYLTLGFKSGVPVTLNGQTLKPIELVEKLNKIGANYGVGRIDMVENRLVGIKSREIYEAPAASILMQAHQDLSALVLQRETMHFKETLMPKYSETVYYGLWFSELRQAMQSFFNSFKDKINGEVKIKLYKGQAKVVGRKSNNSLYDNGLATYDKSDSFDHDAAAGFIKLWSLPLKTAGKAKNSTGEDNNIEDENKINKRQII, encoded by the coding sequence ATGATTAATAAAATAGTTTTAGCATATTCAGGTGGTCTAGATACATCAGTCGCAATTAAATGGTTACAGGAGAAATATGACGCAGAAATTATAACTTATACAGCAGACTTAGGACAGCAGGGTTTAAATAAAAAGGAATTAAAAGAAAAGGCATTAGCAACAGGAGCCAGTCAGGTAATAATTGAAGATTTAAAATCTGAGTTTATCAATGAATATGTCTTCCCGGCACTCCAGGTAGGTGCTGTCTATGAAGGCAAATATCCGATGGCTACAGCCCTGGCCAGGCCTTTAATCGCCAAAAAAATGGTTGCAGCTGCCGAAGCTGTTGGCGCAGATGCCGTCGCCCATGGCTGCACCGGCAAAGGTAATGATCAGGTCAGGTTTGAGACTGCCTTTGCGGCTTTAAACCCAGAATTAGAAGTTATAGCTCCTTTGAGAGACTGGGGCTTTACAACTAGAGATACAGAAATTGAATATGCTAAAAAACATGATATCCCTGTAAAGGCTACAAGTTCGTCTCCATATAGTATTGATGAGAATATCTGGGGAATAAGTGTTGAATGTGGACAGCTGGAAGACCCATGGTTAGAGCCACCCTCTGATGCCTATCAGTGGACAAATGACATTGAAAATACTCCAGATAAAGCAATCTATCTGACTTTAGGTTTTAAGTCAGGAGTGCCTGTAACACTTAACGGCCAGACATTAAAACCGATTGAACTGGTTGAAAAGTTAAATAAGATTGGAGCAAATTATGGAGTAGGCAGAATTGATATGGTTGAAAATAGACTGGTCGGCATTAAATCCAGAGAAATCTATGAAGCTCCAGCTGCCTCTATTCTTATGCAGGCCCATCAGGATTTATCAGCCCTGGTCCTTCAGAGGGAAACAATGCATTTTAAAGAAACTTTAATGCCTAAATATAGCGAGACAGTCTATTATGGCCTCTGGTTCTCTGAATTAAGACAGGCCATGCAGTCATTCTTTAATAGCTTTAAGGATAAAATCAATGGAGAAGTTAAGATAAAATTATATAAAGGCCAGGCCAAAGTTGTTGGCAGAAAGTCTAATAATTCCCTCTATGACAACGGCCTTGCCACCTATGATAAGAGTGATAGTTTTGATCACGATGCAGCAGCTGGTTTTATCAAGCTCTGGTCACTGCCATTAAAGACTGCCGGCAAAGCTAAAAATTCAACAGGAGAAGATAATAATATAGAAGATGAAAATAAGATAAATAAGAGGCAGATAATATGA
- the thrB gene encoding homoserine kinase, giving the protein MNYLEVKVPVTSANLGPGYDTLGMALQIYYRFKFEKIDGEILEINLKISGDKNYDLQDDLIKRTLNYLENKIDRGFKGLKITEELPFLAGKGLGSSAAAIIGTLVGLNSLYELGLSQGDILSMAYEIEGHPDNITPALFGGLNITAVGDRIYREKLHPHPDLSLILAVPDYMANTEEQRRLLPSRIKMKDITYNQSRTALLPFALASGNWEMLQELLNDRIHQPYRLAETPAWNQLVDQAKAEGAIGVVLSGAGPSILAFARDREEEIAETIRKVWLEYGVKAKTVITGADILGAQVTNFNSKREDNDEC; this is encoded by the coding sequence ATGAATTACTTAGAAGTTAAAGTGCCTGTAACTTCAGCAAATTTAGGGCCAGGCTATGATACATTAGGGATGGCTCTCCAGATTTATTACAGGTTTAAATTTGAAAAGATCGATGGTGAAATATTAGAAATTAATTTAAAAATTTCAGGAGATAAGAACTATGATCTCCAGGATGATTTGATTAAAAGAACTTTAAACTATCTGGAAAACAAAATTGATAGAGGCTTTAAGGGCCTTAAGATCACAGAAGAATTACCCTTTTTAGCCGGTAAAGGGCTTGGAAGTAGCGCAGCAGCAATTATCGGGACCCTTGTTGGCTTAAATAGTTTATATGAATTAGGTTTATCCCAGGGTGATATTTTAAGTATGGCCTATGAGATTGAGGGTCATCCAGATAATATCACTCCGGCCCTTTTTGGTGGCTTGAATATAACTGCTGTAGGCGATAGGATTTATCGGGAAAAACTCCATCCCCACCCGGATCTCTCATTAATTCTAGCAGTTCCTGATTATATGGCCAATACTGAGGAACAGAGAAGGTTGCTGCCTTCCAGGATTAAAATGAAAGATATTACATATAATCAGAGTAGAACAGCTCTATTGCCATTTGCACTGGCAAGTGGCAACTGGGAGATGTTACAGGAGTTATTAAATGACAGAATCCATCAGCCATACAGACTGGCTGAAACACCGGCCTGGAATCAGCTTGTGGATCAGGCCAAAGCTGAGGGGGCAATTGGTGTTGTCTTAAGTGGAGCAGGGCCATCAATTCTAGCATTTGCCCGGGATAGAGAGGAAGAGATAGCAGAAACAATCAGGAAAGTCTGGCTGGAATATGGTGTAAAGGCTAAAACAGTAATTACTGGAGCCGATATTTTAGGAGCTCAGGTTACAAACTTTAATTCAAAAAGGGAGGATAACGATGAGTGTTAA
- the thrC gene encoding threonine synthase has product MSVNKNLLNNNWPGVIEAYREFMPLKAGAAPITLQEGNTPLLPVPELAKKFNLDIELYLKYDGANPTGSFKDRGMTLAVSQAAAEGSKAIICASTGNTSAAAAAYGARAGIETIVVVPEGNIALGKLAQAAIHGAKIIQIKDNFDKALELVKELTDNYPVTLVNSLNPYRIEGQKSAAFEIVDALSAAPDILAIPVGNAGNITAYWQGFNEYFEAGRIREKPEMWGFEAEGAAAITYDRVIEKPETLATAIRIGNPASWEKAKNAARESGGLISSVTDAEILEAYKAIAATSGIFCEPASAASVAGLIKQARKGELANGSKVVAVLSGHGLKDPELALEEISPPKAVEADLNILLKEAGISK; this is encoded by the coding sequence ATGAGTGTTAATAAAAATTTATTGAATAATAACTGGCCAGGAGTAATTGAGGCCTATAGAGAATTTATGCCATTAAAAGCAGGGGCAGCTCCAATTACATTACAGGAGGGGAATACCCCGTTATTGCCTGTACCAGAACTGGCTAAGAAGTTTAATCTTGATATAGAGCTATATTTAAAGTATGACGGGGCCAATCCAACTGGCTCTTTTAAGGATAGAGGGATGACACTGGCTGTAAGTCAGGCAGCTGCTGAAGGCAGTAAGGCTATAATATGTGCCTCAACTGGTAATACATCGGCAGCAGCTGCAGCCTATGGGGCCAGGGCTGGGATTGAGACAATTGTTGTTGTTCCTGAAGGTAATATAGCATTAGGAAAGCTGGCCCAGGCTGCAATCCATGGGGCTAAAATAATCCAGATTAAAGATAATTTTGATAAAGCACTGGAGCTGGTCAAAGAATTAACTGATAATTATCCTGTAACTTTAGTGAATTCCCTGAATCCATACAGGATTGAGGGACAGAAGTCAGCAGCCTTTGAGATTGTTGATGCTTTAAGTGCTGCCCCGGATATTCTGGCGATACCAGTTGGGAATGCCGGGAATATAACAGCTTACTGGCAGGGTTTTAATGAATATTTTGAGGCTGGCAGGATAAGAGAGAAGCCTGAGATGTGGGGCTTTGAGGCTGAAGGAGCAGCGGCAATTACATATGATAGAGTAATTGAAAAGCCTGAAACACTAGCAACTGCGATCAGAATAGGTAATCCAGCCAGCTGGGAGAAAGCAAAAAATGCTGCCAGAGAATCTGGTGGTCTAATAAGCTCAGTAACTGATGCTGAAATATTAGAGGCTTATAAAGCTATCGCAGCAACTTCCGGGATCTTTTGTGAACCGGCCTCAGCAGCCTCTGTTGCCGGGTTGATTAAACAGGCCAGAAAAGGTGAATTGGCTAATGGGAGTAAAGTTGTAGCAGTTCTATCAGGTCATGGTCTGAAAGATCCTGAACTTGCTTTAGAGGAGATCAGTCCTCCAAAAGCAGTTGAGGCTGATCTAAATATTTTATTAAAAGAAGCAGGTATTTCAAAATAA
- a CDS encoding 5'-nucleotidase C-terminal domain-containing protein, with the protein MKNYKLFSFVLVLVVIITLSMAVSVNASDRVSAIDLTTYFGRILDSAPTQLINEAQIWYGERELADTEYADLPVLSAAAPFKAGRLGRNDFAYVEAGDLSWDDLNEIYIYHDNEVRGVKLNGVQIIDWLEHVGNHFELIDPELEEEQHIVNYDQNAYNHDIIEGIEYQYDLTKPVGERVVYATYMGDELSEDHEFIVITNNHRADGGFPHMDGESTVYSSDDRNLDILIEYVEAHSPVEPTPSNNWSLKPFETASPLVYQSHPDAVDFIEKYEIQGLELIETTLRGWGVFEVDLFELSN; encoded by the coding sequence TTGAAAAATTATAAATTATTTAGTTTTGTTTTAGTCTTAGTTGTCATCATTACTCTTTCAATGGCAGTCTCTGTTAATGCTTCTGATAGAGTCTCAGCGATTGATTTAACGACTTACTTTGGCCGTATTCTTGATTCAGCGCCAACTCAGTTAATTAATGAGGCTCAGATCTGGTATGGCGAAAGGGAACTGGCTGATACAGAGTATGCAGATCTTCCAGTTTTATCGGCAGCAGCACCATTTAAAGCAGGTAGACTTGGCAGAAATGATTTTGCCTATGTTGAGGCCGGTGATTTGAGCTGGGATGATTTAAATGAGATCTATATCTATCATGATAATGAAGTCAGGGGAGTCAAATTAAATGGAGTTCAGATTATTGACTGGTTAGAGCATGTTGGCAACCATTTTGAGCTGATTGATCCTGAGCTTGAAGAAGAACAGCATATTGTCAATTATGATCAGAATGCCTATAATCATGATATTATTGAGGGTATTGAGTATCAGTATGATTTGACTAAACCAGTCGGTGAGAGGGTAGTATATGCCACTTATATGGGCGATGAGTTGAGTGAAGACCATGAATTTATTGTGATTACCAATAATCACCGGGCAGATGGCGGTTTTCCCCATATGGATGGAGAATCAACTGTATATAGTTCTGATGACAGAAATCTTGACATTCTGATTGAATATGTTGAGGCCCATAGTCCAGTTGAACCAACTCCGTCTAATAACTGGAGTTTAAAACCTTTTGAAACTGCAAGCCCTTTAGTCTATCAATCCCATCCTGATGCAGTTGATTTTATTGAAAAGTATGAGATTCAAGGCCTGGAGTTAATTGAGACAACTCTTCGTGGCTGGGGAGTATTTGAAGTAGATTTATTTGAGTTAAGTAATTAA